The nucleotide sequence ACGTCGGCCAGGGCCAGTGCGGGCAGGGTACAGGCCAGGGCTGCGACCAGAATGCGTGGGTTCATGGGTTTTCCTGATAATTGACGGGACTAGCCATTGCCGCAGTGGCGGAAGGCTGGGCGGGCTGAGTGTGCTGAGGCGGGCGAGTCAGCGTCAATGCGTCAGGGTAGGGTGGGTGTTTGGCGATTATTTACGTAAATTTGCGCTTATTTTTGTATATTTTCTTTTAATTGCAGGCAAGATGGGCGGCCTCTACGGGCTGGCAGCTTGGAGAGGGCGGGCTGCTGCTGTACCGAAGGTCGGGGCCTGCTTACGTATGCGTGGTCTGCCCAGGATAGGGATGAGGTGAGACGTGGCTGGTTCTACCGGCTTTCCGGGCGATTCCTGGCTTTGCTGGGAAGCCTCCGAGCCGGGCCGGACGTGAAAACGCCTCCGGCTGGCGGAGGCGCTGGTAGCAGGCAAGGCCCTGATCGGGCCTTGTGCTTACATATTCATATTATTGATGACGAACTTGACGCCCGGCACCTTCTCGGCGATGACGCCAGCTTTGAACATCTGCTGGTCATCGGTCATCTTGCCGTCGATGGTCACTTCCTGCTTTTTGCTGGCAACGTGCAGATTCAGTGCTTTCAGTTCCGGATCAGCATCCAGGGCGTTCTTCACATTGCTAGCCAGCTGTTCGTCAGTGGGAATGGCATCTTCGGCGTGGGCCATGAGGGGGGCGAAGCCAATGTTCAGGGCCAGGGTTGCCAACAGGGCGGAACGAGCGAAAAGGTGTTTCATGGTTATCTCCTTGCTTCAAGCAGCGTGATGGCCTGGCCGACCATTGCGATGGATCGCCAGTGGACTGTGTTGTGGCGACATGTTATCCAGCTTTGTTTGCAGTTTTGTTGCGGCTCGATGAAATAGTGCATTTGGCGAACTCGCTTGCCAGGCCCGGGTCAGACGCGAGTCCTGACCGTGCAGCGCTGCGCCGCGCACGGTAACATGGCGGCTGGCTGTTTCCAGCCAGTCACCACCCTGATTTTTAAATTACGCAAGTTCCCGTCCATGCTGAAACGATTGTTGTTGCTGTTGCCACTGCTGTGGCTGGCAGCCTGTTCCACCACCACCCCTACCACGCCGCGTCCGGGCGATGGCGGCCTGCTGAGTCCGGCAGCGTTGCCGGCCTGGCAGCAGCAGAATATGGGCGACACCCTGTCGGCCCTGCAGCAAAGCTGCAAGGTCACGGCGCGCAAGCCGGCCTGGCAGGCGGTCTGTGCCGATGCCGCACGCATTCCTGCTAGTGATGGTGCACAGGCGCGGCAGTTTTTTGAAAGTCGCTTCAATGCCTGGGCGGTACGCGATAGCGCCGGCAGCGGCGGCTTGATTACCGGCTATTACGAACCTCTGCTCAATGGCAGCCGCAGCCGCAGCGAGCGCACGCCTTATCCGGTATATGGCGTGCCGGCCGACCTGCTGGTACTGGACTACCCGCCCGCCTTGCATGGTCGCAGCGTGCTGGTAGCACGCAAGGCTGGTGGCAATCGTCTGCAGTTGCTGCCGGGCAAG is from Aquitalea aquatilis and encodes:
- a CDS encoding BON domain-containing protein; translation: MKHLFARSALLATLALNIGFAPLMAHAEDAIPTDEQLASNVKNALDADPELKALNLHVASKKQEVTIDGKMTDDQQMFKAGVIAEKVPGVKFVINNMNM